AACAGGACCAGGATGGCCACGCCCAGCCCGAGGCCCAGCACGGCGTGGTCGAAGAGCCAGGCGTCCCAGCGATCGGCGGGAATGTCCCGGGCGTAACGGGCCACCGCGGAACCGTCGCGGGCGACCCTGCGGTAGAGCAGGGCGTTGGCGAACTGCACGCGGGGGAAACCGAGGACGATCGGGGAATGCGGGTCACGAGGCGTGTCGGTGAAGGCGTGGTGCTTTCTGTGCACCGCCACCCACTGGCGGGGCTGCATCCCCGTCATCACCCAGATGAGCACCCGGCCGGCGCCCCGGGCTCCCGGGGACAGTGTCACGGCCCGATGCGACAGGCATCGGTGCAGGTACACGGTGGTCACCAACAGGGCGACCTGTGCGGTGAACAGGCCGACCAGGACGGCGCCGACGAAGAGAGGCATCGCCGACACGTTAGTGCCCCCCGTGCTGCGGGACCCCAGCGGCGCACACGGGCCGCCGCTGGGCCTGAGGCACGGGCCCGACCTCGGCCCACGGTGGCTGACAGCCGGTCATCCGTTTCGCGTGCCGGCACCGGCCACACGCGCCCGGCGACGGCCTGCGAAGGACGCGCCCGCTCCTCCCGGGGCGAGGATCCGACCGTCGCGCGGGGTCGGGGTCCCGGAGACGGGCCTACGGCTCGGTCGCCGGCGCCCGTTCGACGATCCCGATCGTCCCCAGCACGTCGTAGACGTTGCGCGCCACCGCCGTGCCGGTCGCCGCGGCGATCCGGTCGGCGAAGCCGTCGGCGATCGCCTCGCTGCCCGCCAGGGCGTCGTCGTCCTCCCACAGCGTCAGCGCGATGACGTGGTTGCGGACGTCGGGCTTCACCAGCACGACGAGGCCCCGGAAGCCGGGGTTCGACTCGTACACCGGCGGGAGGTCCGAGCGCAGCGCGGCGACGAGGTCGGTCATGTCCGCGCTCTCGGAGAAGAACGTCATCACCCGCGCCCGCACCCACGCGACCCTACACCGGGATCGAAACCTGGCACCGGACCCGCACCCCGACGACGCCCCGGCGTCGGCGGCTCAGCGCGGGCCCAGAAAGCGCGTG
This sequence is a window from Acidimicrobiales bacterium. Protein-coding genes within it:
- a CDS encoding fatty acid desaturase codes for the protein MPLFVGAVLVGLFTAQVALLVTTVYLHRCLSHRAVTLSPGARGAGRVLIWVMTGMQPRQWVAVHRKHHAFTDTPRDPHSPIVLGFPRVQFANALLYRRVARDGSAVARYARDIPADRWDAWLFDHAVLGLGLGVAILVLLFGWEFALAAAAVHAVYYLLGGGAINAIGHRWGRRPFDNLATNNQWLAWLVVGEGLHNNHHAAATSSRLSLAKGEVDPGWWCIRLLVLLRCATLRETSAVARAGATP
- a CDS encoding antibiotic biosynthesis monooxygenase, which codes for MRARVMTFFSESADMTDLVAALRSDLPPVYESNPGFRGLVVLVKPDVRNHVIALTLWEDDDALAGSEAIADGFADRIAAATGTAVARNVYDVLGTIGIVERAPATEP